The following coding sequences lie in one Lolium perenne isolate Kyuss_39 chromosome 2, Kyuss_2.0, whole genome shotgun sequence genomic window:
- the LOC127336362 gene encoding uncharacterized protein isoform X1: MADEMDLGDIVLSWSIQQITDDDLYRGKVETIPCNFKSVDHYLQAFRVPLIEETRSDLSSCLELINEAPSSKILSMEGAGKTGLYYMDVDFWDNGAGFSAEAYTARNGDIFILSSLRPGAVEDLNRYGVTYCLAMVTEVSLDDEYQKGFRVKVTKDIGSEQDLSKLTHAIFLNNIMTNKRIWQALSFDTDMGNNFTIIKSLLAPTSLGEDACGICVKQDGGCLPSLSEQLLSIELNQSQVDAIEYVISAVQCRHTNLMKLIWGPPGTGKTKTVSALLWALACVKCRTLTCAPTNVAVVGVCTRFLQNLKDFSEHIDENGLPFSLGDVLLFGNKYSMDITEGLQDVFLDFRVDELVECFSSLSGWKYRIASMVSFFDDCASLYDMLLEDDETSEPVCFLDFVKKQFDVTAVALKRCIVNLCIHLPRSKFSHDSVINLSTLLNMLEIFGALLCNVNLTDEGLKRVLGCLSTENSVCPQSSTEKELDGARSACLKLLKDLQQSLDLPTGKDNNWVQRYCIRNATLLFCTTSSSYRLHHMEIAPLDVLIVDEAAQVRECELVIPLRLHWLKHVVLVGDDCQLSAMVKSQVCKEAGFGTSLFGRLVMLKFEKHLLNIQYRMNPCISLFPNAQFYERKILDGSNVLSPSYNKDYTCLPFGSYTFINVTDGREDKEGAGNSRRNMVEVAVVLHLVQTIFRFYSAGWKSTGQRLSVGVVSPYSSQVDTIKGRVGKKYDKCDGFHVRVKSIDGFQGEEDDVIILSTVRSNGKGVVGFLADNQRTNVALTRAKHCLWIVGNAHTLYKSRTIWTDLVADARRRNCVFDATNDATICKLVLQVKQELDQLDDLLNADSAVFSNTRWKVIVSDEFRKSFTKLKSSQLRREILQKLIKLGGGWRTTVRNLDMPGVSNLAKVYKIRELHLIWSTDVEKSENRYFQMIRIWDLLSQQHVERTVHRLEYLFSMYTDDYLDHCRRVQTLGKLEVPMVWDVDHEMIRYKKDCKVDAQDEPDLVDTSYAMENSKVSESFLLMKFYSLSSGVAQHLLTASDGSEIDIPFELTDEEKEIIQFPLTSFILGRSGTGKTTVLTMKLIQKEQQSLIASQGLNFNEDDLSGLDDKSMMPLNDGKERFMKQVFITVSPKLCSAIKNHISGLKKFGSGDVSDQPSILHMHDVIDDQEEFTEIPDNFSNLPHEHYPLTITYRKFLMMLDGTCRTSFFDVFYAEMNNSTERGQSKSRALQTFIELKEVTYEKFAASYWPHFNADLTKNLDASIVFTEIISHIKGRYQASRPYTSKLGRHDYVMLSDKRFSSLNSEKRDMIYSIFIAYESMKLIAREFDLSDFVNSLHISLISEGYNGDLLDFVYIDEVQDLTMTQIALLKYVCRNFKEGFLFAGDTAQTIARGIDFRFEDIRSLFYTAFLSETEASNQGHGKQVQLSDMFQLTQNFRTHCGILHMAQSIMCLLYFFFPSSVDKLNPETGLVYGEAPVLLESGNDENAIMTIFGEIKSKHGNMHGFGAEQVILVRDDATKKQIVDLVGKQALILTIVECKGLEFQDVLLYNFFGSSPLKNKWRVLYGYMKDKDIIAQSEEISHPGFDRSKHHLLCSELKQLYVAITRTRQRLWICENTDDYCRPMFDYWKKLCLVEVRLLDSSLVQAMRTGSSTDDWKLRGTKLFNEGQFEMATMCFEKAGDAYREKWARAAGLVATADRAMATNLEKRNASLQTASEIYESIGMHEKAAACYIKLHDFKRAGMVYMQKCGASRLEDAGDCFAKAECWSEAAEVYFRSERYTDCFSMCSKEKQLFNLGLQFLKHLEEEHLFENSKLEVSAIRKTYLENCAQHHFERGDIKHMMPFVKAFSSMDHVRAFLNSRNLVDELLSLEMEKGNFLEVAGIAKHKGDVLLEVEMLEKAGSFEDATQLLLLHIVVDSMWSSNSRGWPPKKYAEKERLLAKVKEMATNVSECFYFFASLEADALSDVGKSLSRLNCTLLDGRKCGNLFVEFVASRLILDVHLQSRASEYNLELGPGSEDESSFNDIVARNQISPHTLAYAWNNWKSIIVNVLSHLRHTAGPELNDYEVMYEDLCAKYFGLRKDGEDDRYVVLNMNSSWLSNTGRNSLQQDGNRCWLEVLQFHPCAQSFLMNELSSVGLSVLRKLESIVQIPPKPASSYALVRTILIINEIAKFLEEPEFSLQKSTTKLRSFSALCVRHFFELVYLVWRDRTMRSLLPAILDSPAAYGLIADSLGENLRPKIKKLTYGHLGKTTMVLLHAGRLDDALLSRLLQYVDNDSGWADFFGFLKSFLDTGLDRSSLILNFKVALDFTFNGVRWRDELDYISPMCYLGLLEFLGFLASSYLLQKGRIYCTKSLLVNMLECRTSKLYLDTCLVSNSSPDSDLDHMAYLSGRFIFQIIMAILTDKNMLWEWARKTSTPSSSPPEVLLRLVVTLYPLILTHDLGNCYEVTNTLLKCGVFMDLPKEFAQKIVPALQLRNRTLSNFIRALAGALAAIGDRMVIMGSPKAKGPAICRSIAHTINTADLSDVPKVMALLCPEEPSPVKQETALPEKSDGNKVCNVTGNIPKVVQVNKMESKSEADLCDESDSFWEKLEAFQASKQGQNDATVVFQLLRGAILWLEQRGSPEKNSTELLQEVRRVCSELEKPCARLEKATVEDLYSIWEDGESKLQMIINYMCDERASMKEDGRRNEAAAIVQPQQSDGADDLNGCSDNEPETGGNEVEPVMEEAKAAASGSQKAAPKQKNKKKSKKSKGRRK, translated from the exons ATGGCGGACGAGATGGATTTGGGTGACATAGTGCTCTCCTGGTCGATCCAGCAGATCACCGACGACGACCTCTACAGGGGGAAG GTTGAGACTATTCCCTGCAACTTCAAGTCAGTTGATCACTATCTCCAGGCGTTTCGCGTGCCTCTGATTGAAGAAACAAGGTCAGATCTGTCCTCATGCCttgaactcatcaatgaagcacccTCGTCGAAAATACTCTCGATGGAGGGGGCAGGAAAGACAGGATTATACTACATGGATGTGGACTTTTGGGACAATGGGGCTGGTTTTTCTGCTGAAGCATATACCGCAAGGAATGGTGATATATTTATCCTGTCTAGCTTGAGACCTGGAGCTGTGGAGGACTTGAACCGCTATGGTGTGACATATTGCTTGGCAATGGTTACTGAGGTTTCTTTGGATGATGAATACCAGAAGGGCTTCAGAGTTAAAGTTACAAAGGATATTGGTTCCGAACAAGACTTGAGTAAACTCACACATGCAATATTTCTCAATAATATCATGACAAACAAAAGGATATGGCAAGCACTTTCCTTTGACACGGACATGGGCAACAATTTCACAATAATTAAGTCACTTTTAGCCCCCACAAGTTTG GGTGAAGATGCATGTGGCATCTGTGTTAAACAAGATGGGGGCTGTCTTCCTTCTTTGTCAGAGCAATTACTATCGATTGAACTTAATCAATCTCAAGTGGATGCTATCGAGTATGTGATCTCAGCTGTACAATGTAGGCATACAAACCTCATGAAGCTTATATGGGGTCCACCAGGTACTGGGAAGACCAAGACTGTTAGTGCTTTACTGTGGGCTTTGGCATGTGTGAAATGCAGAACTCTTACTTGTGCTCCCACTAATGTTGCTGTCGTTGGAGTTTGCACTCGTTTCCTTCAAAACTTGAAGGATTTCAGCGAACACATTGATGAAAATGGGCTACCCTTTTCTCTTGGAGATGTCTTGCTATTTGGGAACAAGTATAGCATGGACATCACTGAGGGTCTCCAGGACGTTTTCTTGGATTTTCGTGtggatgaacttgttgagtgcttTTCATCATTGTCTGGATGGAAGTACAGAATAGCTTCGATGGTATCCTTTTTTGACGACTGTGCTTCACTGTATGATATGCTTCTCGAGGATGATGAAACAAGTGAACCTGTGTGCTTTCTGGACTTCGTGAAGAAACAATTTGATGTGACAGCAGTAGCTCTTAAGAGATGTATAGTGAATTTGTGTATTCACCTCCCTCGAAGTAAATTTTCTCATGATAGTGTCATAAATCTATCTACATTGCTTAATATGCTGGAAATTTTTGGTGCCCTTCTGTGCAATGTAAACTTGACAGATGAGGGCTTGAAAAGGGTCCTTGGTTGCCTGTCAACTGAAAACTCTGTTTGTCCACAGTCTTCTACTGAGAAAGAACTAGATGGTGCAAGGTCTGCATGCCTTAAATTGCTTAAAGATCTGCAACAATCGCTTGATTTACCCACTGGAAAAGACAATAACTGGGTCCAGCGCTACTGCATACGTAATGCTACACTTCTTTTCTGTACTACCTCTAGCTCTTACCGGTTGCATCACATGGAGATTGCACCCCTCGATGTCTTAATTGTTGATGAGGCTGCTCAAGTGCGGGAGTGTGAGTTGGTGATTCCGCTACGTCTtcattggctgaagcatgttgtgTTGGTTGGAGATGACTGTCAGCTGAGTGCAATGGTTAAAAGTCAA GTGTGCAAAGAAGCTGGATTTGGTACAAGTCTTTTTGGGAGATTGGTTATGCTAAAATTCGAAAAACATTTGCTGAATATACAGTATCGCATGAATCCCTGTATCAGCTTGTTTCCAAATGCTCAGTTTTATGAGAGGAAGATTTTAGATGGCTCCAATGTGCTGTCTCCTAGCTATAATAAGGATTACACATGCCTCCCATTTGGCAGCTACACTTTTATAAATGTCACGGATGGAAGGGAAGACAAAGAGGGCGCAGGAAATAGTCGAAGAAACATGGTTGaagttgctgttgttctacatctGGTCCAAACGATCTTTAGAT TTTATTCTGCAGGTTGGAAAAGTACAGGCCAAAGGCTCAGCGTTGGTGTGGTTTCTCCATATAGTTCTCAAGTTGATACAATAAAAGGTAGAGTTGGCAAAAAATATGACAAATGTGATGGCTTTCATGTGCGCGTCAAGAGCATTGATGGTTTCCAAGGAGAAGAGGATGATGTAATAATACTATCAACTGTTAGATCCAATGGCAAAGGAGTTGTTGGATTTCTTGCTGATAACCAAAGAACAAATGTTGCTCTTACCAGAGCGAA GCACTGTCTATGGATTGTTGGGAATGCTCATACACTGTACAAAAGTCGGACTATCTGGACAGACCTTGTTGCTGATGCTCGAAGACGTAATTGTGTTTTCGATGCCACCAATGATGCGACCATATGTAAGTTGGTTTTGCAAGTAAAGCAAGAGCTTGATCAACTTGATGATCTTCTTAATGCTGATTCAGCCGTTTTCAGCAATACCAGATGGAAG GTCATTGTTAGTGATGAGTTTAGAAAGTCCTTCACCAAGCTAAAATCATCGCAGCTCAGGAGGGAAATACTCCAAAAGCTTATCAAACTTGGCGGTGGTTGGAGGACAACTGTTAGGAACTTAGATATGCCTGGTGTTTCCAATCTTGCAAAAGTGTACAAGATCAGGGAACTTCATCTTATTTGGAGTACCGACGTGGAGAAGAGTGAAAACAGGTATTTCCAGATGATAAGAATTTGGGACCTACTGTCACAGCAACATGTTGAAAGAACCGTACACCGTCTGGAGTACCTTTTTTCCATGTACACAGATGATTACCTGGATCACTGCAGAAGAGTGCAGACACTAGG GAAACTGGAGGTTCCTATGGTTTGGGATGTTGATCATGAAATGATTCGCTATAAGAAGGATTGTAAAGTTGATGCTCAGGACGAGCCTGATCTCGTGGATACATcatatgctatggaaaattcaaaaGTTAGCGAAAGCTTCTTGCTGATGAAATTCTATTCATTATCTTCTGGAGTGGCACAGCATTTGCTGACAGCTTCTGATGGTTCTGAAATCGATATCCCCTTTGAACTGACTGATGAAGAGAAGGAGATAATCCAGTTCCCGCTCACTAGCTTTATACTTGGGAGGTCAGGCACTGGAAAAACCACTGTATTGACAATGAAACTGATTCAAAAAGAGCAGCAGTCATTGATTGCCTCCCAAGGTCTAAATTTCAATGAAGATGATTTGTCTGGACTGGATGACAAAAGTATGATGCCACTGAAtgatggaaaagaaagatttatGAAACAAGTATTTATCACTGTAAGCCCAAAGTTGTGTTCAGCCATAAAGAATCACATTTCCGGACTTAAAAA GTTTGGCTCTGGCGATGTCTCTGATCAGCCTAGCATTCTTCACAtgcatgacgtcattgatgaccaGGAAGAATTTACAGAAATACCTGACAATTTTAGCAATCTACCTCATGAGCACTATCCTCTTACTATAACATATCGAAAATTCTTGATGATGCTTGATGGAACATGTCGTACATCATTTTTTGATGTGTTCTATGCTGAAATGAACAATAGCACCGAGAGAGGGCAATCAAAATCTCGTGCACTGCAAACATTTATTGAATTGAAGGAAGTCACCTATGAGAAATTTGCTGCTTCCTATTGGCCTCATTTTAATGcagacctgaccaagaatcttgatGCATCCATTGTCTTTACTGAAATAATTTCTCATATAAAGGGTAGATATCAAGCAAGCAGGCCTTATACCAGCAAGCTTGGAAGACATGATTATGTGATGCTCTCAGATAAAAGATTTTCATCACTGAACAGTGAGAAGAGAGATATGATTTACAGTATTTTCATTGCTTACGAGAGTATGAAACTGATTGCCAGGGAGTTTGACTTGTCAGATTTTGTCAATAGTCTTCACATCAGTCTTATATCTGAGGGCTACAATGGAGATCTGCTGGATTTTGTTTACATAGATGAGGTGCAGGATCTAACTATGACACAAATAGCACTTCTTAAGTATGTCTGCAGGAACTTCAAGGAAGGCTTCCTTTTTGCTGGTGACACTGCACAGACTATAGCAAGGGGTATCGATTTCAGGTTTGAAGATATCCGTTCGCTTTTCTATACTGCATTTCTCTCAGAAACTGAAGCGTCTAATCAAGGACATGGAAAACAAGTCCAACTTTCTGATATGTTCCAACTTACTCAAAATTTCCGCACACATTGTGGCATCCTTCATATGGCACAAAGTATCATGTGCCTTTTGTACTTCTTTTTCCCGTCAAGTGTTGACAAACTTAATCCAGAGACTGGACTTGTATATGGCGAAGCTCCTGTGCTGCTGGAGTCTGGTAACGATGAAAATGCAATCATGACTATATTTGGAGAAATCAAAAGTAAGCATGGTAACATGCATGGGTTTGGTGCTGAGCAAGTCATATTAGTTCGTGATGATGCTACAAAAAAACAAATTGTTGATCTTGTTGGTAAACAGGCTCTTATTTTGACCATTGTTGAATGTAAGGGCCTCGAGTTCCAG GATGTGCTGTTGTACAACTTTTTCGGCTCATCGCCTTTAAAAAACAAATGGAGAGTTCTGTATGGCTACatgaaagataaagatattataGCACAATCTGAGGAGATATCTCATCCGGGTTTCGACAGAAGCAAGCATCATCTTCTCTGCTCAGAGCTGAAGCAACTCTATGTTGCAATCACACGCACTAGACAAAGGCTTTGGATATGTGAAAATACTGACGATTACTGTCGACCAATGTTTGACTATTGGAAGAAGTTGTGTCTTGTAGAGGTTAGATTACTTGATTCTTCTCTCGTTCAAGCAATGCGGACAGGAAGTAGTACTGATGATTGGAAGCTACGGGGAACCAAG TTGTTCAACGAGGGGCAGTTCGAAATGGCTACAATGTGTTTTGAAAAGGCTGGTGATGCATACAGAGAGAAGTGGGCAAGAGCTGCCGGACTTGTAGCAACTGCTGACCGTGCTATGGCCACAAATTTGGAGAAGCGCAATGCTTCATTGCAAACAGCATCAGAAATCTATGAGTCCATAGGGATGCATGAGAAAGCTGCTGCCTGCTATATCAAATTACATGACTTCAAAAGAGCAG GTATGGTCTATATGCAAAAATGTGGTGCTTCCAGGCTTGAGGATGCTGGTGACTGTTTTGCCAAGGCTGAGTGCTGGTCAGAGGCAGCTGAAGTGTACTTCAGATCTGAACGTTACACCGACTGTTTCTCGATGTGCTCGAAAGAAAAGCAATTATTCAATCTTGGCCTGCAGTTCCTTAAACATTTGGAGGAGGAACATTTGTTTGAGAATTCAAAATTGGAGGTTTCTGCAATTAGAAAGACGTATCTTGAGAATTGTGCTCAGCATCATTTTGAGCGCGGTGACATAAAGCATATGATGCCTTTTGTTAAGGCTTTCAGTTCTATGGATCATGTACGAGCATTCTTGAACTCTAGGAATCTTGTTGATGAACTGTTAAGTTTAGAGATGGAAAAGGGGAATTTCCTTGAAGTTGCAGGAATAGCAAAGCATAAAGGAGATGTCTTGCTGGAGGTAGAAATGCTCGAGAAGGCAGGTTCATTTGAGGATGCAACGCAGCTTCTCCTTCTCCATATCGTTGTAGATTCCATGTGGTCTTCAAATAGTAGAGGCTGGCCTCCGAAAAAATATGCAGAGAAGGAACGGTTGCTTGCAAAAGTCAAAGAAATGGCGACGAATGTCTCTGAATGCTTCTACTTCTTTGCTAGCCTGGAAGCTGATGCACTGTCAGATGTGGGCAAGTCCCTTTCCAGATTAAACTGTACATTGCTTGATGGCAGAAAATGTGGAAACTTGTTTGTTGAATTTGTTGCTTCCCGTTTGATTCTTGATGTTCATCTTCAGTCTCGAGCATCTGAATACAATTTGGAATTAGGGCCAGGATCTGAAGATGAAAGTAGCTTTAATGATATTGTGGCTCGTAACCAGATATCACCCCATACTCTAGCATATGCCTGGAACAACTGGAAGTCAATCATAGTCAACGTACTATCTCATCTTCGACACACTGCTGGCCCAGAATTAAATGATTATGAAGTTATGTATGAAGATCTTTGTGCTAAGTACTTTGGGTTGAGGAAAGATGGTGAAGATGATCGATATGTCGTGCTTAACATGAACTCAAGTTGGCTCTCTAACACAGGCAGAAATTCTTTGCAGCAAGATGGCAACAGATGTTGGCTGGAAGTACTTCAGTTTCATCCATGTGCCCAGTCTTTCTTGATGAATGAGCTGTCTTCTGTTGGTCTGAGTGTACTTAGAAAGTTGGAGTCCATCGTTCAAATTCCTCCGAAGCCGGCATCTTCATATGCCCTGGTGAGAACTATCCTCATTATAAATGAGATAGCTAAATTTTTGGAAGAACCAGAGTTCAGCCTGCAGAAAAGTACCACGAAGTTAAGAAGCTTCTCTGCTCTATGTGTGCGTCACTTCTTTGAGTTAGTTTATCTTGTGTGGAGAGATAGGACAATGAGGAGCCTCTTGCCTGCTATACTTGACTCACCAGCTGCCTATGGTCTGATTGCTGATTCCCTTGGTGAAAACCTTCGgccaaaaattaaaaaattgacTTATGGGCATCTTGGGAAAACAACCATGGTACTGCTCCATGCAGGGCGATTGGACGATGCATTACTTTCAAGGCTACTACAGTACGTGGACAATGATTCTGGGTGGGcagatttttttggatttttgaagAGCTTTCTTGACACTGGTCTTGATAGATCCTCCTTGATCCTGAACTTTAAGGTTGCTCTGGACTTTACCTTCAATGGTGTGAGGTGGAGGGATGAACTGGACTACATATCCCCAATGTGCTATCTGGGTCTTTTGGAGTTCCTTGGTTTCTTGGCTTCGTCATACCTTCTACAGAAAGGTCGTATATACTGCACGAAATCTCTGTTGGTCAATATGCTGGAGTGCCGTACCAGCAAGCTTTATCTTGACACCTGCCTGGTATCTAATTCGAGCCCAGATTCCGATCTTGATCATATGGCATACCTATCTGGGCGTTTCATATTTCAGATAATTATGGCTATCTTGACAGACAAGAATATGCTGTGGGAGTGGGCACGGAAGACTTCAACACCTAGTAGTTCACCCCCTGAAGTCCTCCTGAGACTAGTGGTCACACTTTATCCACTGATCCTAACTCATGATCTGGGGAATTGCTATGAGGTCACAAATACTCTTCTCAAGTGTGGAGTGTTTATGGATCTACCTAAGGAGTTCGCTCAGAAGATTGTACCGGCTTTACAGTTGAGGAATCGCACACTGAGCAACTTCATAAGGGCTCTTGCTGGTGCACTTGCCGCAATTGGAGATCGTATGGTAATTATGGGTTCACCGAAAGCGAAAGGCCCAGCAATCTGTCGAAGCATAGCTCATACGATTAACACAGCGGATTTGTCTGACGTTCCAAAGGTAATGGCTCTTCTTTGTCCTGAAGAGCCAAGTCCTGTAAAGCAAGAGACTGCACTGCCAGAAAAATCTGATGGTAACAAAGTCTGCAACGTTACTGGAAACATTCCTAAGGTGGTTCAAGTTAATAAGATGGAGAGTAAAAGTGAAGCAGATTTATGTGATGAGAGTGATTCCTTCTGGGAAAAGCTTGAGGCTTTTCAAGCCAGCAAGCAAGGCCAG AATGATGCAACCGTTGTCTTTCAATTGCTTAGAGGCGCCATTTTGTGGCTTGAGCAAAGAGGCTCTCCAGAAAAAAATAGCACAGAATTATTGCAAGAGGTCAGGCGTGTCTGCAGTGAGCTAGAAAAACCTTGTGCAAG GTTGGAGAAGGCGACTGTGGAGGATCTATACTCAATATGGGAAGACGGTGAGAGCAAACTGCAGATGATCATCAACTATATGTGTGACGAGAGGGCATCCATGAAGGAAGACGGCAGAAGGAATGAAGCCGCAGCCATTGTCCAGCCACAGCAGTCTGACGGAGCAGATGATTTGAATGGATGCTCAGATAATGAACCTGAAACTGGAGGCAACGAGGTGGAACCGGTCATGGAAGAGGCAAAAGCTGCAGCCTCAGGCTCACAGAAGGCGGCACCCAAgcagaagaacaagaagaaatccAAGAAATCTAAAGGCCGCAGGAAGTGA